In one window of Scyliorhinus canicula chromosome 17, sScyCan1.1, whole genome shotgun sequence DNA:
- the LOC119951802 gene encoding gastrula zinc finger protein XlCGF8.2DB-like, whose amino-acid sequence MEKRWKCGDCGKGYIVPSKLEIHQRIHTGERPFTCSQCRKGFICLENLKSHQRIHTGERPFTCSQCGKGFTQSNSLQRHQRVHIGERPFTCSQCEKGFTDLSNLLTHQRVHTGESPFTCSQCGKGFTRLENLKSHQRIHTGERPFTCSQCGKGFTQSSQLQKHQHVHTGERPFICSQCEKGFMDLSNLRRHQRVHTGERPFTCSQCGKGFVHSSTLQRHQRIHTGERPFTCSQCGKGFIQSSHLQKHQQIHTGERPFTCSQCEKGFMDLSNLLTHQRVHTGERPFTCSQCEKGFTDLSNLRRHQRVHTGERPFTCSQCGKGFCVSLSLLRHQQVHS is encoded by the coding sequence AtggagaaacggtggaaatgtggggactgtgggaagggatacataGTCCCGTCTAAACTGGAGATTcatcaacgcattcacactggggagaggccgttcacctgctctcagtgtaggaagggattcatTTGTTTAGAAAACCTGaagtcacaccagcgaattcacactggggagaggccattcacctgctcccagtgtgggaagggattcactcagtcaaacagcctgcagagacaccagcgagttcacataggggagaggccgttcacctgctctcagtgtgagaagggattcacggaCTTATCcaatctgctgacacaccagcgagttcacactggggagagtccgttcacctgctctcagtgtgggaagggattcactcgtttAGAAAACCTGaagtcacaccagcgaattcacactggggagagaccattcacctgctctcagtgtgggaagggattcactcagtcatcccaactgcagaaacaccagcacgttcacactggggagaggccgttcatctgctctcagtgtgagaagggattcatggacttatccaacctgcggagacaccagcgagttcacactggggagaggccgttcacctgctctcagtgtgggaagggattcgttcACTCAAGCACACTTcagagacatcagcgaattcacactggggagagaccattcacctgctctcagtgtgggaagggattcattcagtcatcccacctgcagaaacaccagcaaattcacactggggagaggccgttcacctgctctcagtgtgagaagggattcatggACTTATCcaatctgctgacacaccagcgagttcacactggggagaggccgttcacctgctctcagtgtgagaagggattcacggacctatccaacctgcggagacaccagcgagttcacactggggagagaccgttcacctgctcccagtgtgggaaaggattctgtGTTTCCTTgtccctgctgagacaccaacaagttcacagttGA